CTCCGTCTGGCTTGCAATGCCTTCCCAATGAGCCGGAAGCTCCGCGCCTGCGGATAAGTCCTGTGCCAACTGCGGATTTTTGAACAGTTGAAGATAGAGGCCTGTCATATCCACAAAAGCAAGCTGCTTCACATCTTCCCTGAGCGGCTTTAGCTGGTCTTTGACGACAATCTTGGCCAGCATCCCGCGCTCCTTTTCGAAGTCGTCAAAGGTTATACCTTCGCCGCCTTTCATTTTGCGCAGACGCTGATACGCTCTATGATAGTCATCAGCGTCCAGAAGCTCGATGGCCTCATCCACCCATGGAGCGTGAATTTCGGCGGCAGAAAACTTTTTCAATCGGTCCAAAAGCCACTTCTGCATCAACTCCAACCGATTTGGCACACGGATGCCCTTTTCGTAGCTATAGAAATGCTCCGCCATCTGATTTACGTCAATCACGATCTTGCCGCGAAAAGTAATTGGGTTGAATTTCATACCGCTTGCCTCCAGATGCTGCTTATACCCCTGGATCATGTATAAAAATTCGGCTGATGATTTGAACCGGATACCGCTGATTCGGGACACATAGTCGATTCCTGCAGAATCGCGGATGGTTGTACCGTCCCTTTTGGATTCACTAGGTTCCCTATGCGCACCTGATAACGCATGTCCCCCTGCCTTCTCCGCTGCTCTATTGTCTCCTAACGCCTCAGACACAATTGCACCTAAATTTCCGTTAGCTTGGGATAGCGAAGCTGCTTCGGATATTTCCGAGCCCTTGCATGACTCTAGTAGAATAGCCCCTTCAGATGCGTGGGCGCACTCGAGTTCCGCCTTCACAGCGATGTCTCCGTCGACACCAGCACCGCCTAGCACATACTCCAGCTGCGTAAACGGGTCTTCGATGTCGAACATGGAACCAAGCCGATGCTCCAAATATGCTTGATACGTCGTCTGCTGCATGTTCTCCTCACCCAGCTCTGGCAGGACGGTAGATACATAGCTGTTGAACAATGGATTGGGTGAGAACAGCACCATCTGATCGGCTTGCAGAGTGTCTCGATGCTTATAGAGCAGATACGCGACACGCTGCAGAGCCGCTGAAGTTTTTCCGCTGCCTGCAGCTCCTTGAACGATCAGCATTCGGCTGTGGTCGTTTCGGATGATCCGATTTTGCTCTTTTTGGATGGTGGCTACAATGCTTTTCATTTGAGCATCAGAACTTCGGCTCAGAGCACGTTTGAGCAGCTCGTCACCTATGGTGACCCCCG
This genomic window from Paenibacillus hexagrammi contains:
- the helD gene encoding RNA polymerase recycling motor HelD yields the protein MNKTEQEEQVPHDQDWAAEQARVTDVTSQIRTKIQQLEDEVGEVRAEVVDIRKNFWDHVTVDFSTVDDAIESHASLKQQSEILFHREQRHRHAAVTLGKLRRLERSPYFGRIDFVEQGEQITEKIYLGIASFLDEAGLSYLVYDWRAPISSLYYDYAPGQAAYETPNGAIAGEMLLKRQFIIRDGVMELMFDTGVTIGDELLKRALSRSSDAQMKSIVATIQKEQNRIIRNDHSRMLIVQGAAGSGKTSAALQRVAYLLYKHRDTLQADQMVLFSPNPLFNSYVSTVLPELGEENMQQTTYQAYLEHRLGSMFDIEDPFTQLEYVLGGAGVDGDIAVKAELECAHASEGAILLESCKGSEISEAASLSQANGNLGAIVSEALGDNRAAEKAGGHALSGAHREPSESKRDGTTIRDSAGIDYVSRISGIRFKSSAEFLYMIQGYKQHLEASGMKFNPITFRGKIVIDVNQMAEHFYSYEKGIRVPNRLELMQKWLLDRLKKFSAAEIHAPWVDEAIELLDADDYHRAYQRLRKMKGGEGITFDDFEKERGMLAKIVVKDQLKPLREDVKQLAFVDMTGLYLQLFKNPQLAQDLSAGAELPAHWEGIASQTERTLMQGSMLYEDATPYLYLMETVKGFHTNTSVRHVIVDEAQDYSPFQLEYLKRLFPRSRMTALGDLNQAIYSHASAYSDIDPLAALYGPDQTEIIRLTRSYRSTREIVEFTRGIVPGGDAIEPSTAAARSRC